A stretch of Vannielia litorea DNA encodes these proteins:
- a CDS encoding NAD(P)(+) transhydrogenase (Re/Si-specific) subunit beta, whose protein sequence is MDFGFTTAAYVVSAVLFILSLGGLSGQESAKRAVWYGIVGMALAVVATLIGPGSGLWLLTLLLIAGGGVIGYMVATKVQMTEMPQLVAAMHSLVGLAAVFVGFNAHFTIGLVADHTATAGEELGYFASIVAHKSAVELKILAVELFLGVFIGAITFTGSVVAFGKLSGKVTSAATKLPGGHMLNAGAAALSLICLLWYMNGGGFFPLFLMTLAALFIGYHLIMGIGGADMPVVVSMLNSYSGWAAAAIGFSLGNDLLIVVGALVGSSGAILSYIMCKAMNRHFVSVILGGFGGGGGEQMAVEGEQVAIEADGVANALNEADSVVIVPGYGMAVAQAQGAVSELTRKLRAAGKEVRFAIHPVAGRLPGHMNVLLAEAKVPYDIVLEMDEINDDFPDTDVVIVIGSNDIVNPAAQDDPNSPIAGMPVLEVWKAKQVFVSKRGQGTGYSGIENPLFFKENTRMFYGDAKDSVNKLLPMID, encoded by the coding sequence ATGGACTTCGGATTCACCACGGCCGCCTACGTCGTTTCGGCGGTTCTCTTCATCCTCTCGCTCGGCGGCCTCTCGGGGCAGGAAAGCGCCAAGCGGGCGGTCTGGTACGGCATTGTCGGCATGGCGCTGGCTGTCGTGGCCACGCTCATCGGCCCGGGCTCGGGCCTGTGGTTGCTCACCCTCCTGCTGATCGCGGGGGGCGGGGTGATCGGCTACATGGTGGCCACCAAGGTGCAGATGACCGAGATGCCGCAGCTGGTGGCCGCGATGCACTCGCTCGTCGGCCTAGCGGCGGTCTTCGTGGGTTTCAACGCCCACTTCACCATCGGTCTCGTGGCCGACCACACCGCGACGGCGGGCGAGGAGCTGGGCTACTTTGCCTCGATCGTCGCGCACAAGTCCGCGGTCGAGCTGAAGATCCTCGCGGTCGAGCTCTTTCTCGGCGTGTTCATCGGCGCGATCACCTTTACCGGCTCGGTCGTGGCCTTCGGCAAGCTCTCGGGCAAGGTCACCTCGGCGGCCACCAAGCTGCCCGGCGGGCACATGCTGAACGCGGGCGCCGCGGCGCTCTCGCTGATCTGCCTGCTGTGGTACATGAACGGGGGCGGGTTCTTTCCGCTCTTCCTGATGACGCTGGCCGCGCTCTTCATCGGCTACCATCTCATCATGGGCATCGGCGGGGCCGACATGCCGGTGGTGGTGTCGATGCTCAACAGCTACTCGGGCTGGGCGGCGGCGGCGATCGGCTTTTCGCTCGGCAATGACCTGCTGATCGTGGTCGGCGCGCTGGTGGGCTCCTCGGGTGCGATCCTGAGCTACATCATGTGCAAGGCGATGAACCGGCATTTCGTGAGCGTGATCCTCGGCGGCTTCGGCGGCGGGGGCGGCGAGCAGATGGCCGTGGAAGGCGAGCAGGTGGCGATCGAGGCCGACGGCGTGGCCAATGCGCTGAACGAGGCGGACTCGGTGGTGATCGTGCCCGGCTACGGCATGGCGGTGGCGCAGGCGCAGGGCGCGGTCAGCGAGCTGACCCGCAAGCTGCGGGCGGCCGGCAAGGAGGTGCGCTTTGCGATCCATCCGGTTGCGGGCCGTCTGCCGGGGCACATGAACGTGCTGCTCGCGGAGGCCAAGGTGCCCTATGACATCGTGCTGGAGATGGACGAGATCAACGACGACTTCCCCGACACCGACGTGGTCATCGTCATCGGCTCGAACGACATCGTGAACCCGGCGGCGCAGGACGATCCGAACTCGCCGATCGCGGGCATGCCGGTGCTGGAAGTCTGGAAGGCCAAGCAGGTCTTCGTCTCCAAGCGGGGGCAGGGCACGGGCTACTCGGGCATCGAGAACCCGCTGTTCTTCAAGGAGAACACCCGGATGTTCTACGGCGATGCCAAGGACTCGGTGAACAAGCTCCTGCCGATGATCGACTGA
- a CDS encoding pyridoxamine 5'-phosphate oxidase family protein, whose translation MTHHHSQHDTEALRRALFDALKDERTGMLAISDRDSHAQPMTHYFDEEARTLRFITANDTGLARDVGSGAQAHFTLTTRDREVFACMSGPITASEDRAKLEELWSPAAAMWFEGGIDDPRVLLLEMPLNEAAVWTVDANALQFGIEMLRANLGDHTPDLGDHAVINLAA comes from the coding sequence ATGACCCACCATCACAGCCAACACGACACCGAAGCCCTGCGCCGCGCGCTCTTCGATGCCCTGAAGGACGAGCGCACCGGCATGCTGGCCATCTCGGACCGCGACTCCCACGCCCAGCCGATGACCCACTACTTCGACGAGGAGGCCCGCACCCTGCGCTTCATTACCGCCAACGACACCGGCCTCGCCCGCGATGTCGGCAGCGGTGCGCAGGCCCACTTCACCCTCACCACCCGCGACCGCGAGGTCTTTGCCTGCATGTCCGGCCCGATCACCGCCTCCGAAGACCGCGCCAAGCTCGAGGAGCTCTGGTCGCCCGCCGCCGCCATGTGGTTCGAGGGCGGCATCGACGACCCGCGCGTTCTGCTGCTTGAAATGCCGCTGAACGAAGCCGCCGTCTGGACCGTGGATGCCAACGCGCTGCAATTCGGCATCGAGATGCTGCGCGCCAACCTCGGCGACCACACCCCCGACCTGGGCGATCACGCCGTCATCAACCTCGCCGCCTGA
- a CDS encoding helix-hairpin-helix domain-containing protein → MVRLIDIPGIGPAMAAKLAGAGIADPAGLAAAPVATLTAIPGISPARAAAWKSAAAAKLAAPAPRRPVAATRAPVKRRTAKPAPAANAVPIEEKASAGKVAQAAALAEKKAEREKAEPKPAKPGGKKTAKMAAAKKAEAKAAAKKAEKKADAKKARKAAEKTASAEKAEAKKASAKKAKAEKQAAKKAKAEKQAAKKAKAEKAAGKKAAGKKTDGGKKPKSAKKKSAKKT, encoded by the coding sequence ATGGTGCGCCTGATCGACATTCCGGGCATCGGCCCGGCGATGGCGGCGAAGCTGGCGGGGGCGGGCATTGCCGACCCTGCCGGCCTGGCGGCCGCCCCGGTGGCCACGCTCACCGCGATCCCCGGCATCTCGCCCGCGCGGGCTGCCGCATGGAAGTCCGCCGCCGCGGCCAAGCTCGCCGCGCCGGCCCCGCGCCGCCCGGTGGCCGCGACCCGCGCCCCGGTGAAGCGCCGCACGGCCAAGCCCGCCCCTGCGGCCAATGCCGTGCCGATCGAGGAGAAGGCCTCTGCCGGGAAGGTGGCCCAAGCGGCCGCTCTGGCGGAGAAGAAGGCCGAGCGCGAGAAGGCCGAGCCGAAGCCCGCCAAGCCGGGTGGCAAGAAGACTGCCAAGATGGCCGCTGCCAAGAAGGCGGAGGCCAAGGCTGCGGCCAAGAAGGCCGAGAAAAAGGCCGACGCCAAGAAGGCCAGGAAGGCGGCCGAGAAGACGGCCAGCGCCGAAAAGGCGGAGGCCAAGAAAGCCTCGGCCAAGAAGGCGAAAGCCGAGAAGCAAGCGGCCAAGAAGGCGAAAGCCGAGAAGCAAGCGGCCAAGAAGGCGAAGGCCGAGAAGGCCGCGGGCAAGAAGGCCGCAGGCAAGAAGACGGACGGCGGCAAGAAGCCGAAGTCTGCCAAGAAGAAGTCTGCCAAGAAGACGTGA
- a CDS encoding periplasmic heavy metal sensor, with translation METRRNWGRIALITVLAVSLFGNAVTLGAVMKIRANRIALAGEGAEITRFPRPLRRSLNTALRDNAASLRPGLRRLAEARRTMVETGTARPFDREATEAAIAAFRAEAAAVLVELEPILLDTLEREARE, from the coding sequence ATGGAGACCAGGCGCAACTGGGGCCGCATCGCGCTCATCACCGTGCTGGCCGTCTCGCTGTTCGGCAATGCCGTGACCCTGGGCGCGGTGATGAAGATCCGCGCCAACCGCATCGCGCTCGCCGGTGAGGGGGCCGAGATCACCCGCTTCCCCCGCCCGCTCCGCCGCAGCCTCAACACCGCCCTGCGCGACAACGCGGCCAGCCTGCGCCCCGGTCTCCGGCGCCTCGCCGAGGCCCGCAGGACGATGGTGGAGACCGGCACCGCCCGGCCCTTCGACCGGGAGGCCACCGAGGCCGCCATCGCCGCCTTCCGCGCCGAGGCCGCCGCCGTTTTGGTGGAGTTGGAGCCGATCCTGCTCGACACGCTCGAGCGCGAGGCCCGCGAGTAG
- a CDS encoding RNA polymerase sigma factor — MQDRAAEATHLMAAMAGGDRQALSRLIVLYGPGLQRYAAQMLPRPDEAEDVAQEVFLRAWRHAGRYDPARAAVSTWLYRIATNLCIDRSRRTGFRRFLGLEAAPEAPTDTPGPHRQLEGRQRLAATRAALRQLPPRQRQALVLRAAGELSTAEIAATLGVTPGAAEQLLVRGRAALRLMLEPDHGDDDD, encoded by the coding sequence ATGCAGGACCGGGCAGCCGAAGCGACGCACCTGATGGCGGCGATGGCGGGCGGCGACCGTCAGGCGCTGTCGCGCCTCATCGTCCTCTACGGTCCGGGCCTGCAACGCTACGCCGCCCAGATGCTGCCCCGCCCCGACGAGGCCGAGGACGTGGCGCAGGAGGTCTTTCTGCGCGCCTGGCGGCACGCCGGGCGCTACGACCCGGCCAGGGCCGCCGTCTCCACCTGGCTCTACCGGATCGCCACCAACCTGTGCATCGACCGGAGCCGCCGCACCGGCTTTCGCCGCTTCCTTGGGCTGGAGGCCGCGCCCGAGGCGCCAACCGACACACCGGGCCCGCATCGGCAGCTCGAAGGCCGCCAGCGCCTCGCCGCCACCCGCGCCGCCCTCCGCCAGCTTCCCCCACGCCAGCGCCAGGCCCTCGTGCTGCGCGCGGCCGGGGAGTTGAGCACCGCAGAGATTGCCGCCACCCTGGGGGTGACCCCGGGCGCGGCCGAGCAGCTTCTGGTCCGGGGCCGGGCCGCGCTGCGCCTGATGCTGGAGCCCGATCACGGAGACGATGATGACTGA
- a CDS encoding EF-hand domain-containing protein: MTPRITLPLLAALCLAAPALAQGQGFDRIDSNGDGRISRAEVDTLRLMIFDRMDADGNAVLTRAEVEAAQEAARARMQRGSQRLWRQDADGDGQLTRAEFSSRARGFDMADENGDGTLSRAEFDRAARTIRQLMQ; the protein is encoded by the coding sequence ATGACCCCACGCATCACCCTTCCCCTCCTCGCCGCGCTCTGCCTCGCCGCGCCGGCCCTTGCCCAGGGCCAGGGCTTCGACCGGATCGACAGCAACGGCGACGGCCGTATCAGCCGCGCCGAGGTCGACACCCTGCGCCTGATGATCTTCGACCGGATGGACGCCGACGGCAATGCCGTGCTGACCCGCGCCGAGGTCGAAGCGGCTCAGGAGGCCGCCCGGGCCCGGATGCAGCGCGGCAGCCAGCGCCTCTGGCGGCAGGACGCCGATGGCGACGGCCAGCTCACCCGCGCCGAGTTCTCCTCCCGCGCCCGCGGCTTCGACATGGCCGATGAAAACGGCGACGGCACCCTCAGCCGCGCCGAGTTCGACCGCGCCGCCCGGACGATCCGCCAGCTCATGCAGTAA